One window from the genome of Gimesia aquarii encodes:
- a CDS encoding sigma-70 family RNA polymerase sigma factor, giving the protein MKPSGNVFAKLMVTYDRELLRYIMMLIPRRDDAEEVLQRTALVLWEKFEEYDQTRDFLPWATRFAYFESLNFRKECARSRLIFSEEIMSLLTQSRKEQESYLSQRRSALKQCLAELSTEDRNMLERRYTDSSTIKSLAEEQGRTVKALYRRLDRVRKLISDCIERRVAALDRI; this is encoded by the coding sequence ATGAAGCCTTCTGGAAATGTTTTTGCCAAGTTGATGGTCACTTATGATCGTGAGCTGTTACGGTATATTATGATGCTCATCCCTCGTCGGGATGATGCAGAAGAAGTGTTACAACGAACAGCACTCGTGTTATGGGAAAAATTTGAGGAATACGACCAAACGAGAGATTTCCTGCCATGGGCAACACGTTTCGCCTATTTTGAATCACTTAATTTTCGAAAGGAATGCGCCCGTAGCAGGCTGATATTCAGTGAGGAGATCATGTCGCTTCTGACACAGTCGCGAAAAGAACAAGAGTCATACTTGAGCCAACGACGTTCTGCACTCAAACAATGTCTGGCCGAACTTTCCACAGAAGATCGAAACATGTTGGAACGAAGATATACAGATTCATCAACGATTAAGTCATTGGCCGAAGAGCAAGGGCGTACTGTCAAAGCACTCTACCGACGACTAGACCGAGTACGCAAATTAATTTCCGATTGTATCGAGCGCCGAGTCGCTGCTTTGGACAGGATATAA
- a CDS encoding cold-shock protein: MPQGKIKRLVSDRGFGFIEGEQGDLFFHHSEIQGLTFEELQEGQMVEYEVGEGRKGPCATSVRVAE; the protein is encoded by the coding sequence ATGCCACAAGGTAAAATCAAGAGGTTAGTTTCAGATCGCGGTTTTGGCTTCATTGAAGGAGAACAAGGCGACTTGTTTTTCCACCATTCTGAAATACAAGGGTTAACTTTTGAAGAACTTCAAGAAGGTCAAATGGTCGAATACGAAGTTGGTGAAGGCCGTAAAGGTCCCTGCGCTACATCAGTTCGCGTTGCTGAGTAA
- a CDS encoding aminotransferase class III-fold pyridoxal phosphate-dependent enzyme, which yields MNASVSQAANEINPYVWATINDEDLKLFDQQLKSFVPPNSFDAHAHLWRTADLGTPTPPLAAAGPSEVTRAVYDERLSLWMPERCPTGGLFFPFPTRTLNVEAANQFLADQVKESPDSRGLMIVTPRQKPEAVEQQVVNDGFVGFKVYHLFAEREDTLFAPTEEFLPEWAWELAHRYELAIMLHMVLPRALAEPANQTYIRQHCERYPGAKLILAHAARGFCGRHTVEGISSLRGLENVFFDTSAVCEPEAFEAILKVFGPTRLFFGADFCVTEMRSRCINLGDGFLWLDEIRPDFSHSRFAKPTLLGIESLLALKQACENQHLTDGDVEEVFCLGARRLLKLPLTQSPPDVQAVYREAKEIFPGGTQLLSKRPEMFAPDQWPAYYREARGCEIIDIEGRHFIDMSLGGILACILGYSDPDVNSAVIRRVTLGSMATLQTADELELAKLLLKIHPWAKNARFTRAGGESMVVAVRIARAFTGRDKVAICGYHGWHDWYLAANLPVNENGQKQQIDHLTGHLLPGLEPRGVPTNLAGTALTFHYNKLDELDEIIAKHGHELAAVVMEPTRKTDPDPNFLEGVRERCDRLDTPLIFDEISSGWRLCLGGAHRNYGIEPDLAVFAKALGNGFPIGAIIGTQAVMQAAQESFISSTFWTEGVGPAAAVACVKKQMDFDIPAHLAHIGSLAIEGWEKLGYKHKVPVNTGGHPAMAVLTFDHPEAAALTTLMTARMLNHGFLAGGAFNASLAHEPRHVEAYLAALDEVFEELATAIQDGEIRKRIGGPVKHTGFARLT from the coding sequence ATGAACGCATCCGTGAGTCAAGCTGCTAATGAAATCAATCCATATGTCTGGGCAACAATCAATGATGAAGATCTCAAACTGTTCGATCAACAGTTAAAGAGTTTTGTTCCACCAAATTCATTTGATGCACATGCACATCTTTGGCGTACTGCCGACCTAGGAACACCGACTCCACCACTGGCGGCGGCAGGGCCTTCTGAAGTTACTCGGGCAGTATATGATGAAAGACTTTCACTCTGGATGCCGGAACGGTGTCCAACAGGGGGGCTGTTTTTTCCATTTCCCACACGTACATTGAATGTTGAAGCAGCAAACCAGTTTTTGGCAGACCAGGTGAAAGAGTCACCAGATTCGCGTGGTCTGATGATTGTCACACCACGTCAAAAGCCAGAAGCAGTTGAGCAACAAGTCGTTAACGATGGTTTTGTTGGATTCAAAGTATATCACTTATTTGCCGAACGAGAAGACACGCTATTTGCACCGACGGAAGAGTTCCTCCCAGAATGGGCCTGGGAACTGGCGCATCGGTATGAGCTGGCGATCATGTTGCATATGGTGCTGCCACGAGCATTGGCAGAGCCCGCAAACCAAACATACATTCGTCAGCATTGCGAGCGATACCCTGGTGCGAAATTGATCCTTGCCCACGCAGCTCGTGGCTTTTGTGGTCGCCATACAGTCGAAGGCATCTCTTCATTACGAGGATTGGAAAACGTTTTTTTTGATACTTCTGCTGTATGTGAACCAGAGGCATTCGAGGCCATTCTGAAAGTTTTTGGTCCCACCCGACTCTTTTTTGGTGCCGACTTTTGTGTTACGGAAATGCGCAGCCGTTGTATCAACCTGGGAGATGGTTTTTTATGGCTCGATGAGATTCGACCAGATTTCAGCCACTCTCGATTTGCAAAACCAACACTTCTCGGGATCGAGTCACTACTGGCACTGAAACAGGCATGCGAAAATCAGCATCTGACCGATGGGGATGTGGAAGAAGTCTTCTGCCTGGGAGCCAGACGACTGCTCAAGTTACCGCTGACTCAAAGCCCGCCAGATGTACAAGCTGTCTATCGAGAAGCAAAAGAGATCTTCCCTGGTGGTACGCAATTACTAAGTAAACGACCAGAAATGTTTGCGCCAGATCAGTGGCCCGCCTACTATCGTGAAGCCAGAGGCTGTGAAATCATTGATATCGAAGGACGCCATTTCATCGATATGAGCCTTGGTGGAATTCTTGCCTGTATTCTTGGCTACAGTGATCCAGATGTGAATTCAGCTGTGATTCGTCGTGTTACTCTTGGATCAATGGCGACTTTACAAACAGCTGACGAACTAGAACTCGCAAAACTACTGCTCAAAATTCATCCCTGGGCAAAAAATGCGAGGTTTACTCGCGCGGGAGGGGAATCAATGGTTGTTGCGGTTCGTATCGCACGCGCATTTACCGGACGCGATAAGGTCGCAATTTGCGGCTATCATGGTTGGCATGATTGGTATCTCGCCGCAAATTTACCTGTAAATGAAAATGGCCAAAAACAACAAATCGATCATTTAACCGGTCACCTTTTACCGGGCCTCGAACCACGTGGCGTTCCCACCAATTTAGCAGGAACAGCATTGACGTTCCATTATAACAAACTTGATGAGCTCGACGAAATCATTGCGAAACACGGTCATGAATTGGCTGCGGTAGTAATGGAACCAACTCGAAAAACAGATCCCGATCCAAATTTTCTTGAAGGTGTCCGCGAGCGCTGTGATCGCCTTGATACACCATTAATCTTCGATGAGATTTCAAGTGGTTGGCGACTCTGTCTTGGAGGCGCACATCGTAATTATGGTATTGAACCTGATCTAGCAGTCTTTGCTAAGGCACTCGGTAATGGTTTTCCCATCGGGGCGATTATCGGAACACAAGCAGTCATGCAAGCTGCTCAGGAATCTTTTATCTCCAGTACATTCTGGACAGAAGGTGTGGGACCCGCCGCAGCAGTAGCATGCGTAAAGAAACAAATGGATTTTGATATTCCTGCTCATCTGGCGCATATTGGATCTCTCGCCATTGAAGGCTGGGAAAAACTTGGATATAAGCACAAAGTACCTGTTAATACAGGAGGTCATCCAGCGATGGCGGTACTGACATTCGATCATCCAGAAGCAGCAGCACTGACTACACTAATGACTGCTCGCATGCTGAATCATGGCTTCCTTGCCGGTGGTGCTTTTAACGCAAGCCTTGCGCACGAGCCACGACATGTCGAAGCTTATCTTGCCGCTTTGGATGAAGTATTTGAAGAACTTGCCACTGCAATCCAAGACGGAGAGATTCGAAAACGGATTGGTGGCCCAGTAAAACACACCGGATTTGCGAGATTGACTTAA
- a CDS encoding DUF1559 domain-containing protein, giving the protein MRKSVRGFTLIELLVVIAIIAILIALLLPAVQQAREAARRSQCKNNLKQLGIGLHNYYETFSQFPPGGVHSGVPRNGGSGHSFGPSFYGLILPFMDLATMYNSMEWEGESPGYVNEGAGSAGDLNRVIVNEAGRIPAFTCPSSTLAVRNGSFCPFAHYAGITGAADPTTFTESRIFDDGSLGLISGGGMLVPNKGIRLRDCTDGSSNTIMIGEANGELERLIAGTYSKLAATGTTHGWLMGLRVTGTPPNLQPVAANSDQRCFNLTTVRYSPNQEPFANQLFPGMGSNVGANNPLMSFHVGGVQVLLADGSVRFLSENVHLETLKQLATRDDGQPIGEF; this is encoded by the coding sequence ATGAGAAAAAGTGTACGTGGTTTCACGCTCATTGAATTGTTGGTCGTCATTGCCATTATCGCCATTTTAATTGCGCTACTTCTACCAGCCGTTCAACAGGCACGCGAAGCGGCTCGTCGATCTCAGTGTAAAAATAATTTGAAGCAACTTGGAATTGGCCTGCACAACTACTATGAGACGTTTTCACAATTTCCTCCTGGAGGTGTTCACTCCGGTGTACCGCGAAATGGAGGTAGTGGACACAGTTTTGGCCCCAGTTTTTATGGATTAATCTTACCATTCATGGACCTCGCTACCATGTATAATTCGATGGAATGGGAAGGGGAGTCCCCCGGCTATGTCAATGAAGGCGCTGGCAGCGCAGGTGATTTAAATCGTGTGATCGTCAATGAAGCAGGTCGTATCCCCGCATTCACATGTCCTTCATCGACACTGGCAGTTCGCAATGGGTCTTTTTGTCCTTTTGCTCATTATGCCGGTATCACAGGAGCCGCTGATCCAACGACATTTACTGAAAGTCGTATTTTTGATGATGGTAGCCTCGGTCTGATTTCGGGTGGAGGGATGCTCGTCCCAAATAAAGGAATACGTTTGCGCGACTGTACTGATGGTTCGAGTAACACCATCATGATCGGAGAGGCTAATGGAGAACTTGAACGGCTTATTGCCGGAACCTATTCGAAGTTGGCAGCGACTGGCACCACACACGGCTGGCTGATGGGACTTCGTGTAACTGGTACACCCCCCAACCTTCAACCAGTTGCAGCGAATTCTGATCAACGTTGTTTCAATCTCACCACTGTCAGGTACAGTCCTAACCAAGAGCCTTTTGCCAATCAACTCTTTCCTGGTATGGGCAGCAATGTGGGGGCAAATAACCCACTGATGTCTTTCCATGTTGGAGGGGTCCAGGTTCTGCTCGCAGATGGTTCTGTAAGGTTTCTCAGCGAAAACGTTCATCTTGAAACTCTGAAGCAGTTAGCTACACGTGATGATGGACAACCAATTGGAGAGTTCTAG
- a CDS encoding LamG-like jellyroll fold domain-containing protein, producing the protein MSASIPDGQIPESDVDLIRRLLDGHISEDEFEAIQIRLQSDTSFRDRYIQLVDLESALYEECSVPNSNTHSSGIVPLRIPHQSKTNKKFIALTLCAVCFLLFLSFLINSVSSNALPSKVELTEAPKQKNPRIIYTSDKKKETPDIAILTHVEGIDSNELKLGRCFKAGTLKIPHGKIKLEFFSGAQITIIGPAEIDMISRSSATLRSGRATAQIPESAIDFVINAPESAVVDLGTEVGIQVDKDGSTDIDVIKGKAKVSLLGNDGNSIVSKKLNESQRARVDQNKIAVNNKLDSSTTSQTVVETPSLALPVRKDYVESIKKSEPLVYWRFESEDHGQVRNEMNLQWPANIIRNLDEPNSLQIVDGYARFNTSRNPRMIMSADPFPLLNEGPFSIEFWLKADHLSHMTCLSVVQDDDDVGIKHLNVIEIMTKKHLSHLVHDLGNIRFLQRYPPSPDGFTGANLFSKERCTPGQWMHVVVVKKNDMLEMYIDGTITRRVFLNLENEPSTYKLYLGQLRIVNTLRQFVGAIDEFALYKRILGPEEIYNHYRLMFW; encoded by the coding sequence ATGTCAGCATCAATTCCTGATGGGCAAATCCCCGAAAGTGACGTCGACCTTATTCGTCGTTTACTTGATGGACATATCTCCGAAGACGAGTTTGAAGCAATTCAGATCCGCCTCCAGTCAGATACTTCTTTTCGAGATCGATATATCCAGTTAGTCGACCTTGAATCTGCACTCTATGAAGAATGCTCAGTACCAAATTCCAATACACACTCGTCTGGTATAGTACCATTAAGAATTCCGCATCAGTCAAAAACCAACAAAAAATTCATCGCCCTGACTCTCTGCGCTGTATGTTTCCTGTTATTTCTCTCATTCTTAATAAACTCAGTTTCAAGCAATGCTCTCCCATCTAAAGTTGAACTTACTGAAGCCCCAAAACAAAAAAATCCTCGTATCATTTACACTTCTGATAAGAAAAAAGAAACACCGGACATTGCAATTCTAACTCATGTTGAAGGAATCGATTCTAATGAGTTAAAACTGGGACGATGTTTTAAGGCTGGTACACTTAAAATTCCTCATGGAAAAATCAAACTTGAATTTTTCAGCGGGGCACAAATTACGATTATTGGACCGGCAGAGATTGATATGATCTCACGGTCGTCTGCAACTCTCCGATCTGGAAGGGCAACCGCACAAATTCCCGAATCTGCAATTGATTTTGTTATCAATGCACCGGAGTCTGCAGTCGTTGATTTAGGAACAGAGGTCGGTATTCAGGTCGATAAAGATGGTTCAACTGATATAGACGTGATTAAAGGTAAAGCAAAGGTCTCTCTTTTAGGAAATGATGGAAATTCAATTGTCAGCAAAAAGCTTAATGAATCACAAAGAGCTCGCGTTGATCAAAATAAAATAGCAGTCAATAACAAGCTAGACTCGTCGACGACTTCACAAACTGTTGTAGAAACGCCATCGTTAGCCTTACCCGTGAGGAAAGATTATGTAGAGTCGATAAAGAAGTCTGAGCCTCTGGTTTACTGGCGTTTTGAATCAGAAGACCATGGACAGGTACGAAATGAAATGAATCTTCAATGGCCGGCCAATATCATTCGAAATCTAGATGAGCCAAATAGCTTACAGATTGTTGATGGGTATGCTCGATTTAATACCTCGCGAAACCCTCGCATGATTATGTCTGCTGATCCATTTCCACTTCTTAATGAAGGCCCCTTCTCGATAGAATTTTGGTTAAAAGCAGATCATTTGTCACACATGACTTGCCTGTCAGTGGTTCAAGATGATGACGACGTTGGAATTAAACATCTAAACGTTATTGAGATTATGACTAAAAAGCACCTTTCACATCTTGTTCATGATCTCGGTAACATCCGTTTTCTCCAACGATATCCTCCCAGTCCTGATGGATTCACTGGTGCGAATCTCTTTTCGAAAGAAAGATGCACCCCTGGTCAATGGATGCATGTTGTTGTCGTTAAAAAAAATGATATGCTTGAGATGTATATAGATGGAACAATTACCCGACGCGTTTTTCTTAACCTGGAGAATGAGCCATCGACTTACAAACTATATCTTGGTCAACTCAGAATTGTGAATACACTGCGACAGTTTGTTGGGGCAATTGATGAATTCGCGCTTTACAAACGAATCTTAGGTCCGGAAGAGATCTACAACCACTATCGCTTGATGTTTTGGTAA